ataaatatatatatatataatatatatatatatataatatatatataatatataaaataatataagtGTTATGAGATTTGTGGAAAATGTAGGATTCAACTCTTTTTCCACTTTCtgtgttcttattttatttattttttctgtgtccTCTATTTGTAGGTCATTTTTCCAAACCATAGATGCAAATTAGCTGTTTTGCTATAATCCAGGAAGTGTACAGACATAGACATGATCAATGTGCACTGTGCCTATCCCAAAATGaagtgtaaataaataaatgttgacaaATATGATAATATGGTCAAATATGTTTGCTCTCTATATTTATAGCCTAGTTTTGGACTAATACATTTTGCTAATAGAAATCGGAGGAGAAAGACTGATTCTTTTTACCTGTTTCAGGTCATTACAGTGGttcttgattgacagttgaccgTTTCCGCGCATTCAGCAGACATGCTCGTAGCATTTGAGAGCAGCGACAATGACATTTTCACGATTGAAGCTTCTTTTTAAGATTGTTGACACCAATTTAGAGGACATTTATTTCCGCTATCCAGGGACTttatactgtactagctggttcgccgcccggagggcggctcatcagctagttcctgcggaaggctggtaaggtgggccttcggcccacaaaagtgttgttgcttgattcaactttttgttcatcttcattgcttatcgcgaaaataaagagatgtttagctctactaaataactaacaattttattgcaatgcttgtgggtagacaacattttttcgctaagatgcccgcgcgatcgtagtgagccactgcctgagcggcgcagtggcgcggtgaagtaggtacgttttgaaaagggacagacggaaggacagaccgcgtgcgggacgacgcgcaatatatatatatagataacatattttgaGAGTTTCAAGTCCACCTGACCATGATCAATTCTGGTGGACTTTGCCAAAcaagtgttgtttttaaaatcgCATCACACAACACCAAAACGCAGCAAATGTGAATAATAATCCAACTTGTGCCAGATATTCACCAAAAAGATGGTCCGTGTGTATTTACGCAGGAGCTGACAAAGAACGAGGCCTACAGGCAGCAGATCAAGCTGAAGGCCACGGAGGTGGAGGAGAAAGACTTGGCCCTGAAAGCGAAGGAATACGAGCAAGGCCTGTTGGCGACGCCGTCTAGGACAGTGGCCGCGGGCCATGCGGCCGCCACCAGCTTTGGCAAGCAGGAACTCGGCGAGGAACCCACCAGCACGGCCAACACCTTCCAGCCGGGCTCCTGGCGGCCTAATCCCAAACAGAAAGCTTAAAGAGACGGCGGCATGGACTCGGTTCGCTTGGCCGTGTAGCGCAATCCAGTAGAAAGGCCGGCTGTTTTCTTACAGCTCTTGTCGTGGATCTCTTTGATTATGTTGCGAATGAAGTGGCGGGTGAGTCTGTTTAATATTGGCGTGTCAAGAATATATAGAAACATTATTTATATCCTGTTTGAGGaactgttttatatatatacacagtatatatatatccaataTTCGTGTTTTATGATGCTGCTAAACCTAACGCAACGTTTAacaatgtatatgtatatttcGGCCATCATTAaaattaaacattcattcattcagtaaaTCTGACCACGTTTGACTCTGAAATCTGGGCTCAGATTGACATATTATTCATGTCAGACAACAATTTTGGCATTAAGACCTTTGAACAACAAATGTACTAACAAAGTGGAGGTATGAAGGAAAATGATGTAAAGAGGCAGTCGTGGGTCCATCATCATGAGTGGGTTGTGGCTAGGCCATGCAAACAATGACCATACTTGTTTATATAAATATCGAATgctggtaacccccccccccccccccccccccccggggtaaaatagattttttggGAAAACGGGAAGAAGCCGGAGAATCCAGACAAACCCCGTGCAATCACTGGAAGAAAATGCCAACTCTCAGCAAAGAACTGAAGCCACAATCTTTTAACTGTTCAGTcaacagacatgctaaccactataTTATTGGGCTGCCCTCTCAAAGCAAATAATAAAGTAGCTCTTGATAAAGAGCAGACAGACCGCGGAATAGTCGTTATTGGAATCAGCAGATTTCCAGCACCAGATTCCCTTCTCCTATAAAACAGCACATCTATCACAATTCAGTCACAAGAATGAATTAACTCTTAAGTCACCACTGTACATTTTCGGTAACGAATTGAAAGAAAATAGGCTTTTTTTAAGCAACTCTGAAAACTTTATTGATTACAAATAAATCTGTTAGGTACAGAGGAGCTTCATTTCAACAAACATAAAGGTGATGTTAAAAATGGAATGCTATGTGTGGCAAAAGCTACACatacttgttttatgttgtattttgtcgttttatgttaagtgttctattgatggcggcacgggcacccgcagcggctcctcttgttgtcttgacTCGATATTTACAAGCAAACTTGTGTATCAAAATGTCACTCTTGCTGCTGAAAGTCCGACGGGAACTTCCGTCTTGGCACTGTTCGACGAGTGGGGGCGAGTTAGCCCCGACCCAAAAGGGTATGCGCTGGTGGTGAAGGCAATGGGTGGGCGGGGCCTTCATCTTCAACACAGCCGTCTTTCTAGTTCCTCTTCACCTTGGCCAGGTTCTCCTGACGCCGCAGCCTTCTCTTCTGCTCCTTGTCGCGAACCTCAATCATTTTAGCCAGTTTCCACGACAACAGAGCACAGGCGATGAAGAGAGGCGTGAGCGCCAGCAATACGCTGGTCAGGAAGCCATAGGGGTCCTTGGCGGCCCACTCCACAATGTACTGGGCCCATGCTCGCATCATCTCAATCATGGTGCTGGGAAAAGAATAGTGCATTAGTGCTTGGGTGACCAGTGGGGCAAACATTTTTGGATGCCATGCAGTGTAACGTTGTGCAGTGATGGAAAATAATTACAGACAAATAGTGTTCCCCCGCAATATCGAGGAAAGTCCCAATTGAGAGTTGTTCATTTTTTGTACAGTTCCACATTGTGCTTCAACATGCCTGGCagcgcgtttttttttcttttttactagaAAAGATGCAGCATACTTTAAAAGCAAGAAGTTGGCGGGAGAGGGTCCCAAATTAAGCTCCATTGTTTTTCCCTCAGTAATTGTGTGTCACAGTTGTTTGAAGGTTATCGTTAACCTATCTACGAAATGAGAGATCAATTTTAAGTACATTTCTCATGgatctgtattgtatttttatgatgtcccaaatatgaaaaaaaatatctgtcaaAAGAGGCATGTTACTTATTACCCTCTGAGGTAAAAAACCAAAGGCGGTAAAACAGGAACAGTAGTAACATGGAGAAATGTGAAATAGGGAGCATTAACAACGATGTTGTAAAATTCGCTGTTGAATCTGAAAAAGAACATGAAGCACATTGTTTTTTCAGGTGTAATTAATCAGTTGTATATTTTGGAAGCAAAACTTGGGGCGTTGATGGCATCAAACCTTGAGGCAACGCTTGCCAGTTATTTCTTCTGTGCTACTCTCAAGTTAATAAAAGAGGGAAAATGTTGTGCTACATTATCACATCTTCGGTTGTCTCTGTGACAGAACATGGATATTTTAACTGTCTAAAAGAGTTACGACTCTTTTAGACAGTTAAAATATCAATTTCCCAGAGGTTATCGTTATCCCCATTCGGGGCGGGAATGAGCTGCAGTCTATCCCAGACGATTTAAGGTGATAGGCGAGACACTGTACGCACATTCTATATTATTTTACACAAACATTCACGATTGACAGCCATTAATGGTTTAATCTTTGAATCCCCAACATGTTTAATGCGACCGGAAGTTAACAAGCACGGCAAGAACACGCTACACAGCAAGGCCAGAGCCAAGATTCTAACCCCGAACTTAAAAAAATGAGGCACACAAGCTCAACACTAACTTCTATGCTGCCACACAAAGATTACACCAGCCTAAATCGGAGGCACCATTGCATAAACTCGATCTTAAACAGACGTAAATAACGTATACTTGCCGATATGAGTGAGTAAAATGAACGTCACACCTTTAGATTAACAACTAATCTGATGCTCGCTACTTGTTCATCATTCAAGACGAACGAAAAAAATAGCTCGACGTCCTCAAAAATATCACGACTCGTTTCTATTCATCTGTCGTTAGTAAAACACGTGAAGTTTGATGGTCTCCGTGAGCGATTTAAGCGACATTTTCGACAAGGATTAGCATCAACAGCTAGCCAGTGGCCGGATAACGGCCCGGGTTGCATCAAAGACGAGAAGCTCGACAAACGAAACAAGCGAACCGATGTGGGTTTTAAAAGGTAAGTTGTGAATTGCACGGCGAGACAGACACAAACCTGCGTGAGATGCTTTCGTTTTACTCCCTTTTCGGTTTATTGTCCTGTTTCCGGATGCAGGGCTGGGGAGGATGTATATCTGGGATTTGTAGTTCTTTATGATGATGAGTCAAAGATGTTTGTCATGCacaggaaaaacacaaacacggaACAATGAAATGAACAGTATTTGACAGAGTTTTACATTAAAATGCCGTAGGTAATTTGGACTGCGACAAATGAATTAATTGTTCATTATTACTTTGATGTTAGTGGACAGCATTGGTAATTAACAATGTAGGATAGGATCTCATCCTTTTGACTATATGTCAGAAGACTGTGAAACTATGTCGAGCTCCAgacatgacatttgaaaaaaaaatgtgcacccGCTGTAACTATTACGTACGCACGAGGAACTACTTTGTCCTCATGGACTAATACTGTGCACAAAATGGTGAGAAAGCGCGCACGAAGTAGTTGTTCGTGCCCGTGAAGTAGCCGTGGTTCTTTGCGGGAAGAAAATCAAACGCACCTTCATTCAAAGTTGAGAAGTCGAAGGAACGCTACATAATGGACAAGGACTGCGTGATCGAAGTTTATTTTAGCCCCTGGATGAGTTAAAAGGACATCACGAAAAGCTTGGCATTGCAAGGAATCGTTTTCACTGAGAAACATTTTAACATGCTGCGGAGAGCCTTTCAGGCGGAGGTACGACTTGGTCGCCGGGACGGATTTTGTTGTTCAgcaaatatacattcattcatcttccgaaccgcttggcttcactagggtcgcggggggtgctggagcctatcccagctgtcttcgggcagtagggggggacaccctgaatcggttgccagccaatcgcagggcacacagaaacgaacaaccattcgcactcaccctcacaccaagggacaatttagagtgttcaatcagcctgccacgcatgtttttggaatgtgggaggaaaccggagcacccggagaaaacccacgcaggcccggggagaacatgcaaactccacacagggaggccggagctggaatcgaacccggtacccctgcactgtgaaaccaacgtgctaaccatatATATAGCATAAACTATTATTTGAGGAGGCACACTGTGAAACACGTTACcttgataaaaaaagaaaggaaacacacaaaacatttgacaCCTGGCTTTTATTAGGGAGAAAAATGTGATCACTAgtgaattttctttttgaaaaatccTGCAAATTATAAAGCAATAACTCCTGTCCGCAAGAAGAAAGGGAGCCAAAAAGGCTCTTTTGGCCCTTTGAGAAAGATGACTAACATAACAAAGCAGGACCTCCTGGCTTTGTGAACTTCCTGTAGGGAAGTATTGAAACCAAATCAGGTAAGGCCACATCTGCTGGCTCCATACGGCACAGATCGCTTTCAACGTGGTTCAAAGGGCAGCCTTTTTAGTTcccctcacaagagtcgcggcgGGGGCAGCTAGGAACATGTTGCTAGCATTTCTGTTTTACAGGCATACTTTTGGCTGGCTTTTATAGCCCATTAAGAAGCACACGGCAatctggcggccattttgtttaattgttttaattattcCAGTAATTTCTGGGCGTCTTGTCAGTGGTGGGCAGCCCGGGGAGCAGGCGATGTAACCACAAGCTAACACCCGCAAAAGCAAGGCCCCACTTTCTTGTCACAGTCGGAACACACACAGGAAGGTGGGCACACCAAATGATATGACCACCATTTTGTATCCATCCACCTCCACTACTTTTAATGACTGTTACGGGAAAGTAATCATGTGGCCAGACATTGagacacagcagacattttgggaGGAGTTGGAAAACGtgctacaagaaaaaaacattcacttaGGAGATGCTGAAGTGAATGCCTCCCTCATGCCTTCCTTTTACAATCAGATAAAAAACAGATAGTTACTTAGTCAGTTCATACAGTAGACACTTGTTTACACACGACATTGAAGCCCTATCCTACTGAGAGGCGTACGTTTGCAAGTGTTTGCGAATGCTGATTTCACACCAGGGTTTGTTCAAAGTTAGCAAACGTTAGCCAGAGATTCACCAACAGTCTTCATGGCTTTTCTTGTCgcttataatataataataatatctgtGGTACGGTTGTGTTGTGCTGTACATGCGTTTTtgggtttatatatatatatatatacaaattcaTGTAAAAGAAGTAGTATTAAGCTGAGGATTCAGTTGGGTTAGtccccactgaaggcccaggtaCCAAATGCATGTTGGTTTACATGTCCACCTCACTAAC
This sequence is a window from Hippocampus zosterae strain Florida chromosome 6, ASM2543408v3, whole genome shotgun sequence. Protein-coding genes within it:
- the ndufaf2 gene encoding NADH dehydrogenase [ubiquinone] 1 alpha subcomplex assembly factor 2 gives rise to the protein MNKMIGALRRTFGVVREHVGTDHLGNKYYIVPEQKTWTGRLVRAKRLVEASNPSEHEYMEGNIPIEWDAWIRGRRKEPPSVEELTKNEAYRQQIKLKATEVEEKDLALKAKEYEQGLLATPSRTVAAGHAAATSFGKQELGEEPTSTANTFQPGSWRPNPKQKA
- the smim15 gene encoding small integral membrane protein 15 translates to MIEMMRAWAQYIVEWAAKDPYGFLTSVLLALTPLFIACALLSWKLAKMIEVRDKEQKRRLRRQENLAKVKRN